The Flavobacterium sp. 123 genome contains a region encoding:
- a CDS encoding PAS domain-containing sensor histidine kinase, translated as MLKQEPNKLELFKYLESVFSDLEQQKIALDQSAIVAITDTKGDIIYVNDKFCEISKYSKEELIGQNHRIINSKYHDTDFFKDLWKTISQGKVWRGDIKNRAKDNTYYWVSTTIVPYLNENGKPYQYVAIRFDITKQKKQEIDLKGRTQQLEDFCFIVSHNLRAPLSNLLLLTSMIEECETFEEQKILASKLSKPVNILNETFNELVESLQVRQDTEIAKEDVSFNDCLSKVLEILNLDIVNHNIEIISDFEEAPRIIYPKKYLLSYLHNLVSNSIKYRSPERQLIINIKTYLKNGSIFLKITDNGLGMDMKNNASKLFGLRKTFHGNPDAKGFGLFITKTQVEAMSGTIYAESKVDTGSTFYIQFNKN; from the coding sequence ATGTTAAAACAAGAGCCCAATAAATTAGAACTATTTAAATATCTTGAAAGTGTTTTTTCTGATTTAGAACAGCAAAAAATAGCTTTAGATCAATCTGCTATAGTCGCTATAACAGACACTAAAGGTGATATTATTTATGTAAACGACAAGTTTTGCGAGATTTCAAAATATTCTAAAGAAGAATTAATTGGACAAAATCACCGTATCATAAATTCTAAATACCATGATACTGATTTTTTCAAAGATTTATGGAAAACCATTAGCCAGGGAAAAGTATGGCGAGGTGACATCAAAAACAGAGCAAAAGACAATACTTATTATTGGGTGTCAACTACTATTGTCCCGTATCTCAACGAGAATGGTAAACCATATCAATATGTTGCTATTCGTTTTGATATTACAAAACAAAAAAAACAAGAAATTGATTTAAAAGGACGAACGCAACAATTAGAAGACTTTTGTTTCATAGTTTCTCATAATTTAAGAGCACCGCTTAGCAATCTTTTATTGCTTACTTCTATGATTGAAGAGTGTGAAACCTTTGAAGAACAAAAAATATTAGCTAGTAAACTAAGTAAACCTGTGAATATTCTGAATGAAACATTCAACGAGCTTGTTGAATCGCTTCAGGTAAGACAAGATACTGAAATAGCAAAAGAAGATGTGTCTTTTAACGATTGTTTGTCTAAAGTTTTAGAAATTTTAAATCTAGATATAGTAAATCATAATATTGAAATCATAAGTGATTTTGAAGAGGCTCCCAGAATTATTTATCCAAAAAAATATTTACTTAGTTATTTGCACAACTTAGTGAGCAACTCTATTAAATACCGCTCACCCGAACGTCAATTAATTATTAATATTAAAACTTATCTTAAAAACGGCAGTATTTTTCTAAAAATAACTGACAATGGTTTAGGAATGGATATGAAAAATAATGCGTCTAAATTATTTGGTCTTAGAAAAACATTCCATGGAAATCCAGATGCAAAAGGATTTGGATTATTTATAACAAAAACCCAAGTTGAAGCGATGAGTGGAACGATTTATGCTGAAAGTAAAGTAGATACAGGAAGTACTTTTTACATTCAGTTTAACAAAAACTAA
- a CDS encoding endo-arabinase: protein MKFKLTFCLILLINMISYSQNSDESKNIIKVLEKESATWRAKDSKGHTECWYVKPYSRILISTTEGKSFDVPPTAMIDTKPENMGNGGFSVNTNYKMSINGNSAWVSHDEESTSKEGKKTLSYEIRMLEKIEGQWKLVGQSIHIYKQE, encoded by the coding sequence ATGAAATTCAAATTAACCTTCTGTCTTATTCTGCTAATTAATATGATAAGCTACAGTCAAAATTCTGATGAATCCAAAAACATCATAAAAGTATTAGAAAAAGAATCAGCTACATGGCGAGCAAAAGATAGCAAAGGCCACACAGAATGTTGGTATGTAAAACCTTACAGTCGCATATTGATATCAACCACAGAAGGTAAATCTTTTGATGTACCACCAACTGCAATGATTGACACCAAACCAGAAAACATGGGAAATGGTGGGTTTTCAGTAAATACTAACTATAAAATGAGCATCAATGGCAATAGTGCTTGGGTAAGTCATGATGAAGAATCAACATCAAAAGAGGGAAAGAAAACCCTATCCTATGAAATTAGAATGCTAGAAAAAATAGAAGGACAATGGAAATTAGTAGGCCAGTCTATTCATATCTATAAACAAGAATAA
- a CDS encoding alpha-amylase family glycosyl hydrolase, whose protein sequence is MKKFYASSLILFFIFSLVCCQKNELKNNDSATIDGHPAWIMQGNIYEVNVRQYTPEGTLNAFAKHLDRLKAMGVETIWFMPINPISKVDRKGSLGSYYAVSDYTALNPEFGTIEDFKNVVQAIHDKGMKVLIDWVPNHTGADHRWLKQHPDFFVKDSTGKAAMAVDWADTRQLDYKNPVLQDSMIAAMKYWVEKTDIDGFRCDVAWNVPANFWKKSIPELKKLKNVFMLAEGDSTYLPKSGFDAVYPWHMFKMMGKVAKGERPAFSLDSINAENDRMYPKNTIQMYFTSNHDENSWNNADFGIFPGIVHAPFAVFSQTMKNSVPLIYSGQEEPVLRSLKFFDKDPISFKNFQREAFYKTLLNLRKRNIALSADASFKKVQVGDEKAIYAYVREKNNEKVFVILNLSGTEKPISIKDNNLIGKAFNVFKGSTEVISSKETKMKPWGYTIYEYKSK, encoded by the coding sequence ATGAAAAAGTTTTACGCATCTTCTCTTATTTTATTTTTCATTTTTTCATTGGTTTGTTGCCAAAAAAACGAATTAAAAAATAACGATTCTGCTACTATTGATGGGCATCCTGCTTGGATTATGCAAGGTAACATCTATGAAGTAAATGTTAGACAATACACCCCAGAAGGGACTTTAAATGCATTTGCAAAACACTTAGATCGATTAAAGGCTATGGGAGTAGAAACAATCTGGTTCATGCCTATTAATCCAATTAGTAAAGTAGACAGAAAAGGATCTTTAGGAAGCTATTATGCAGTTTCTGACTATACCGCTCTTAATCCAGAATTTGGAACAATCGAAGATTTTAAGAATGTGGTACAAGCCATCCATGATAAAGGAATGAAAGTACTTATTGATTGGGTTCCAAACCATACTGGAGCCGATCATCGCTGGCTAAAACAACATCCTGACTTTTTTGTAAAAGACAGTACTGGAAAAGCTGCAATGGCAGTAGACTGGGCGGATACACGCCAGTTAGATTATAAAAATCCTGTTTTGCAAGACAGCATGATTGCTGCTATGAAATATTGGGTTGAAAAAACGGATATTGACGGATTTAGATGTGATGTTGCTTGGAATGTACCCGCTAATTTCTGGAAAAAATCAATTCCTGAATTAAAGAAATTGAAAAATGTATTCATGCTTGCAGAAGGTGACAGCACCTATTTGCCAAAAAGCGGTTTTGATGCGGTTTACCCATGGCATATGTTCAAGATGATGGGAAAAGTAGCTAAAGGAGAAAGACCTGCTTTTAGTTTAGATAGCATTAATGCTGAAAATGATCGCATGTATCCAAAAAATACTATCCAAATGTATTTTACCAGCAATCATGATGAAAACAGTTGGAACAATGCCGATTTTGGTATTTTTCCTGGAATAGTACATGCTCCATTTGCTGTATTTAGTCAAACTATGAAAAACAGTGTACCGCTAATTTATAGTGGTCAAGAAGAACCTGTTCTGAGGTCTTTAAAGTTTTTTGATAAAGATCCAATATCTTTTAAAAACTTTCAACGAGAGGCATTTTATAAAACATTATTAAATCTTAGAAAAAGAAACATAGCGCTATCTGCTGATGCTTCTTTCAAAAAAGTCCAAGTAGGTGATGAAAAAGCAATTTATGCTTATGTTAGAGAAAAAAATAATGAAAAAGTATTCGTAATTCTGAATCTTTCAGGAACGGAAAAACCTATATCCATAAAAGACAATAATTTAATTGGAAAAGCATTCAATGTATTCAAAGGTAGTACGGAAGTGATAAGTTCAAAAGAAACTAAAATGAAACCTTGGGGATATACAATCTATGAATACAAATCAAAATAA
- a CDS encoding ABC transporter ATP-binding protein: MKAKAFDTRLFKRILQYTKPYQLRFRGVIAFAISLSVFAALRPYLLKQTVDSYIKPHDQQGLLLYVTAMGIVLLCEVFSQFYFVYWANWLGQDIVKDIRKKLFKHLLSFRMKYFDLVPVGQLVTRSVSDIESIARIFSQGLFMIISDLMKMVVCMGIMFWMNWKLSLIVVFAMPILIYFTRLFQKKMQIAFEEVRTQIANMNSFVQERVTGMKIVQLFNRERIEYEKFKDINDKHKKAWIKTILYNSIFFPIADIISSITLGLVVVYGGFEIIGGSSFTTLGELTAYTMFIGMLFNPLRQIADKFNEMQLGMIAANRVFEILDTQDQIQDTGMVEAPIFEGDITFKEVRFSYIPDEEVIKGIDLEVAAGQTVAIVGSTGAGKSTIINLLNRFYEINSGSIYIDNHNIENYTLSSLRRQIAVVLQDVFLFADTIFNNITLNNPEISREQVLAAAKKIGVHDFIMSLPDNYDFDVKERGVMLSSGQRQLIAFLRAFVSNPSILILDEATSSIDTYSEELIQRATETITEGRTSIVIAHRLATIVNADKIVVMDKGLIVEQGTHQELINRETGYYKNLYDSQFSVAN; this comes from the coding sequence ATGAAAGCAAAAGCATTCGATACCCGATTATTCAAAAGAATTCTTCAATATACTAAACCTTATCAATTGCGTTTTAGAGGCGTGATTGCTTTTGCCATTTCCTTATCAGTTTTTGCGGCTTTGCGTCCTTATTTACTAAAGCAAACTGTTGATAGTTACATAAAACCGCATGATCAGCAGGGGCTTTTATTGTATGTGACTGCTATGGGAATTGTTCTTTTGTGTGAAGTTTTTTCTCAATTTTACTTTGTGTATTGGGCAAACTGGCTTGGACAAGATATTGTAAAAGATATTCGAAAAAAATTATTCAAGCATTTGTTGAGCTTCCGAATGAAATATTTTGATTTGGTTCCAGTAGGTCAGCTTGTCACCCGCTCTGTTTCGGATATTGAATCCATAGCACGTATTTTTAGTCAGGGTTTATTTATGATTATCAGTGACTTGATGAAAATGGTGGTTTGTATGGGAATTATGTTTTGGATGAATTGGAAATTGTCGCTAATCGTAGTGTTTGCAATGCCTATTTTAATATATTTCACTAGATTGTTTCAAAAGAAAATGCAAATTGCTTTTGAGGAAGTAAGAACTCAAATTGCTAATATGAATTCCTTCGTTCAAGAACGCGTTACGGGAATGAAGATTGTTCAGCTATTTAACCGTGAAAGAATTGAGTACGAAAAATTCAAAGATATTAATGATAAACATAAAAAAGCTTGGATAAAAACGATTCTTTACAACTCCATTTTCTTTCCAATTGCTGATATTATATCTTCTATCACATTAGGACTTGTGGTGGTTTATGGTGGTTTTGAAATTATAGGTGGAAGCTCTTTTACTACTTTGGGAGAATTGACAGCTTACACGATGTTTATAGGAATGTTGTTTAATCCGTTACGCCAAATTGCAGATAAATTTAATGAGATGCAGCTAGGAATGATTGCGGCAAATCGTGTTTTTGAAATTTTAGATACTCAAGACCAAATTCAAGATACTGGAATGGTAGAGGCGCCAATTTTTGAAGGAGACATAACCTTCAAAGAGGTTCGTTTTAGCTACATTCCAGATGAAGAAGTGATTAAAGGAATTGATTTAGAAGTTGCAGCTGGTCAAACCGTTGCTATTGTAGGTTCTACAGGAGCAGGAAAATCAACAATTATCAATTTACTGAATCGTTTTTATGAAATTAATAGCGGTTCTATTTATATTGACAATCATAATATTGAAAATTATACCTTGAGTTCATTGCGCAGACAAATTGCGGTAGTTCTGCAAGATGTATTCCTTTTTGCAGATACAATTTTCAATAATATTACTTTAAATAATCCTGAAATTTCAAGGGAACAAGTTTTGGCTGCAGCCAAAAAAATTGGCGTTCATGATTTTATTATGAGTTTACCCGACAATTATGATTTTGATGTAAAAGAGCGTGGTGTTATGTTGTCATCCGGACAGCGCCAATTGATTGCTTTTTTACGTGCGTTTGTTAGCAATCCAAGTATTTTGATTCTAGATGAAGCAACCTCTTCTATAGACACCTATTCTGAAGAACTGATTCAGCGTGCTACCGAAACTATTACAGAAGGGAGAACATCGATTGTTATTGCGCATCGTTTAGCAACAATTGTCAATGCAGATAAAATTGTAGTAATGGACAAAGGTTTAATTGTAGAACAAGGAACACATCAAGAACTTATCAATAGAGAAACTGGGTATTATAAAAACCTATATGATTCTCAATTTTCGGTTGCAAATTAA
- the truA gene encoding tRNA pseudouridine(38-40) synthase TruA: MRYFIKLAYNGTHYHGWQYQPNASSVQETMSKAFSVLLNTEIILTGAGRTDTGVHAKEMYAHFDFDSSFDCQNLVHKLNSYLPKDIAVFSIIPVHDDAHTRFDALKRTYEYRINTFKDVFLQDLSWYFHQDLDLDLMNQAAKLLFNHTNFQCFSKVNTDVNTFDCTIFEAYWKRENNSLIFTISANRFLRNMVRAIVGTLVNVGLHKITLADFNEIIESKNRNNAGFSVPAHGLYLTEIEYNYITK; encoded by the coding sequence TTGAGGTACTTTATAAAATTAGCATACAACGGAACTCATTATCATGGCTGGCAATACCAACCTAATGCTTCATCTGTGCAAGAAACTATGAGTAAAGCGTTTTCGGTATTATTAAATACAGAAATCATTCTTACAGGAGCTGGCCGAACAGATACGGGAGTTCATGCTAAGGAAATGTATGCTCATTTTGATTTTGATTCGTCTTTTGACTGTCAAAATTTAGTACATAAACTCAATTCCTATTTACCAAAAGACATTGCTGTATTTTCAATTATTCCAGTTCATGATGACGCACATACTCGTTTTGATGCTTTAAAAAGAACTTACGAATATCGTATCAACACTTTCAAAGATGTTTTTTTACAAGATTTGAGTTGGTATTTCCATCAGGATCTCGATCTTGATTTGATGAATCAAGCTGCAAAATTATTATTTAACCATACTAATTTTCAATGTTTTTCGAAAGTAAATACGGATGTAAATACTTTTGATTGCACTATTTTTGAGGCGTATTGGAAACGCGAAAATAACAGCTTGATTTTTACTATTTCGGCGAATCGGTTTTTACGAAATATGGTTCGTGCCATAGTAGGAACTTTAGTTAATGTAGGATTACACAAAATCACATTAGCTGATTTTAATGAAATTATAGAAAGCAAAAACAGAAACAATGCTGGTTTTTCAGTTCCGGCACATGGTTTATATTTAACTGAAATAGAATACAATTATATAACGAAATAG
- the lpdA gene encoding dihydrolipoyl dehydrogenase, whose protein sequence is MKYDIIVLGSGPGGYVTAIRASQLGFKVAVIEKENLGGVCLNWGCIPTKALLKSAQVFDYLKHASDYGLTVSEFDKDFSAVVNRSRGVAEGMSKGVQFLMKKNKIDVIDGFGKIKPGKKLDVTDKAGKVTEYSADHIIIATGARSRELPNLPQDGVKVIGYRQAMTMPTQPKSMIIVGSGAIGVEFAHFYNAMGTDVTIVEFMPNVVPVEDEDISKQFERSLKKAGIKIMTNSSVEKIDTTGAGVKAFVKTAKGEEVLEADILLSAVGIKTNIENIGLEEVGIATDRDKILVNAYNATNIPGYYAIGDVTPGQALAHVASAEGINCVEKIAGLHVEPIDYGNVPGCTYATPEIASVGLTEKQAKEKGYELKIGKFPFSASGKAKAAGTPDGFVKVIFDAKYGEWLGCHMIGAGVTDMIAEAVVARKLETTGHEILKSIHPHPTMSEAVMEAVADAYGEVIHL, encoded by the coding sequence ATGAAATACGATATTATAGTTTTAGGAAGTGGTCCTGGAGGATATGTTACTGCTATCAGAGCCTCGCAATTAGGGTTTAAAGTAGCCGTAATCGAAAAAGAAAATTTAGGTGGAGTTTGTTTGAACTGGGGATGTATCCCAACGAAAGCATTACTAAAATCAGCCCAAGTTTTTGATTATCTAAAACACGCTTCTGATTACGGATTGACTGTTTCTGAATTTGATAAAGACTTTTCTGCGGTAGTAAATCGTAGTAGAGGTGTTGCAGAAGGAATGAGCAAAGGAGTTCAATTCTTAATGAAAAAAAATAAAATTGATGTCATTGACGGTTTTGGTAAAATCAAACCAGGTAAAAAATTAGACGTTACTGATAAAGCAGGAAAAGTTACTGAATATAGTGCGGATCATATCATCATAGCTACTGGAGCTCGTTCCCGTGAGTTGCCTAACTTACCTCAAGATGGTGTAAAAGTAATAGGATATCGTCAAGCTATGACTATGCCTACACAACCTAAATCTATGATTATTGTAGGTTCTGGAGCTATTGGAGTTGAGTTTGCTCATTTTTATAACGCAATGGGAACTGATGTTACTATTGTAGAATTTATGCCAAATGTAGTTCCTGTTGAAGACGAGGATATCTCAAAACAATTTGAGCGTTCTTTGAAAAAAGCAGGTATTAAAATCATGACTAATTCTTCTGTAGAAAAAATTGATACAACTGGTGCTGGTGTAAAAGCATTTGTTAAAACAGCAAAAGGAGAAGAAGTTCTTGAAGCTGATATTTTACTTTCGGCAGTGGGTATTAAAACTAATATCGAAAATATTGGTTTAGAAGAAGTGGGAATTGCTACTGACAGAGATAAAATATTAGTTAACGCTTACAATGCAACTAATATTCCTGGATATTACGCTATTGGAGATGTTACTCCTGGTCAAGCATTAGCTCACGTAGCTTCTGCCGAAGGAATCAACTGTGTAGAAAAAATTGCTGGTCTTCATGTAGAACCTATTGATTACGGAAATGTACCTGGTTGTACGTATGCTACACCAGAAATTGCATCTGTAGGTTTAACTGAGAAACAAGCTAAAGAAAAAGGATACGAATTAAAAATTGGTAAATTCCCTTTCTCAGCTTCAGGAAAAGCAAAAGCTGCAGGAACTCCTGATGGTTTTGTAAAAGTAATTTTTGATGCTAAATATGGTGAATGGTTAGGATGTCACATGATTGGTGCTGGTGTTACTGATATGATTGCTGAAGCAGTTGTAGCGCGTAAACTAGAAACTACTGGACATGAAATCCTAAAATCAATCCACCCTCACCCAACAATGAGTGAAGCGGTTATGGAAGCTGTAGCGGATGCTTACGGAGAAGTAATTCACTTGTAA
- the glgA gene encoding glycogen synthase translates to MKIALFSNEFPPNIYGGAGVHIDFLSQELAKLGEVEVRCFGDQKENTSTMNVLGINSCLTKMEDKENQHIKMFHNLSRNVEMSQATPQADVIHCHTWYTHLAGVFTRELLQVPLILTTHSLETHRPWKVEQLGNGYFLSRWIEDKAYKTADGVIAVSEQMKQDVIEAYDVAPEKVTVIHNGIDPEFYKPTFDNNFLLECGINPDIPFVLFVGRITRQKGISQLISAAKYFNKNCQIVLCAGAPDTPEIAAETEALITELKAERDGVILISEMLSRDKIKILYSHARVFACPSLYEPFGIINLEAMACETPVVGSLVGGIPEIIVEGSTGYLIPLKSVSRTDFNPLDPESFQKAFATKINLFLDDEALATKMGKEGRVRVLKKFSWESIAKTTFDYYQEVILRFKKEQA, encoded by the coding sequence ATGAAAATAGCTCTTTTTTCAAACGAATTTCCCCCAAATATTTATGGTGGCGCAGGTGTTCATATTGATTTTCTTAGTCAAGAATTAGCCAAATTAGGCGAGGTTGAAGTACGTTGTTTTGGTGACCAAAAGGAGAACACTTCTACAATGAATGTGCTTGGTATCAATTCTTGTTTAACTAAAATGGAAGACAAGGAAAATCAACATATAAAAATGTTTCATAATCTAAGTCGAAATGTTGAAATGTCACAAGCAACACCTCAGGCAGATGTCATTCACTGCCATACTTGGTACACCCATTTAGCAGGTGTGTTTACAAGAGAATTGTTGCAAGTGCCTCTTATTTTAACTACACACAGTTTAGAAACGCATCGCCCATGGAAGGTGGAACAATTAGGTAATGGTTATTTTCTTTCTCGTTGGATAGAAGATAAAGCCTATAAAACTGCTGATGGTGTCATTGCGGTAAGCGAACAAATGAAGCAAGATGTGATTGAAGCTTACGATGTTGCTCCAGAAAAAGTAACAGTAATCCATAACGGAATAGATCCTGAGTTTTACAAACCTACTTTTGATAACAACTTTCTTTTAGAATGTGGCATAAATCCAGATATTCCTTTTGTGCTTTTTGTAGGTCGTATTACGCGCCAAAAAGGAATTTCTCAACTTATATCTGCTGCCAAATATTTCAATAAGAATTGCCAAATTGTTCTGTGTGCAGGAGCACCAGACACACCGGAAATTGCTGCAGAAACAGAAGCTTTAATAACAGAACTTAAAGCAGAACGAGATGGTGTAATCTTAATTTCGGAAATGCTTTCTCGTGACAAAATAAAAATACTATACAGCCATGCCCGTGTTTTTGCCTGTCCCTCTTTGTATGAACCTTTTGGAATCATCAACCTAGAGGCTATGGCATGCGAAACTCCTGTTGTTGGAAGCCTAGTTGGTGGTATACCAGAAATTATTGTAGAAGGAAGTACTGGATATTTAATTCCTCTAAAAAGTGTTTCAAGAACTGATTTTAATCCATTAGATCCTGAATCTTTTCAAAAAGCCTTTGCTACTAAAATTAATCTATTTCTTGATGATGAAGCTTTAGCAACCAAAATGGGTAAGGAAGGTCGCGTTCGAGTGTTGAAAAAATTTAGTTGGGAATCAATTGCTAAAACTACTTTTGATTATTACCAAGAAGTCATTTTAAGATTCAAAAAAGAACAGGCCTAA
- the cysK gene encoding cysteine synthase A, with product MLYNTILETIGNTPHVKINKLFGAKHQVWVKLERTNPGASIKDRIALSMIEDAEQKGLLKKDSTIIEATSGNTGIGLAMVAAVKGYRLILVMPESMSVERRRLMSIYGAEFVLTPREKGMKGALEKAQELATEIPNAWSPLQFENPANIEIHKTTTAQEIIKAFPDGLDYLITGVGTGGHITGCAEILKAHYPNLKVFAVEPEASPVISGGSPSPHPIQGIGAGFIPTNLHTDILDGAIQVSKDEAFSYTQRAAKEEGILLGISSGASLAAVAKKLAEIPENAKVLTFCYDTGERYLSIEGLFE from the coding sequence ATGCTATACAATACTATACTAGAAACTATTGGCAATACGCCTCATGTAAAAATCAACAAACTCTTTGGTGCAAAACATCAAGTTTGGGTTAAGTTAGAACGAACAAATCCTGGAGCAAGTATCAAAGATAGAATTGCGCTATCAATGATTGAAGATGCGGAACAAAAAGGTTTATTAAAAAAAGACAGTACTATTATAGAGGCAACTTCTGGAAACACAGGAATTGGTCTTGCAATGGTTGCTGCCGTAAAAGGATACCGATTAATTCTTGTTATGCCAGAATCAATGTCTGTTGAAAGAAGACGATTAATGAGCATTTATGGAGCTGAATTTGTACTTACTCCTCGTGAAAAAGGCATGAAAGGTGCCCTCGAAAAAGCACAAGAATTAGCTACAGAAATTCCTAATGCATGGTCTCCATTACAATTTGAAAATCCAGCTAATATTGAAATACACAAAACAACTACTGCGCAGGAAATTATAAAAGCATTCCCTGATGGTTTAGATTATTTGATAACAGGCGTCGGAACTGGAGGACATATTACAGGTTGTGCTGAAATACTAAAAGCACATTATCCTAATTTAAAAGTCTTTGCTGTTGAGCCCGAAGCTTCTCCTGTAATCAGTGGAGGCTCCCCTTCTCCCCACCCTATTCAAGGAATTGGAGCTGGATTTATTCCAACCAACTTACATACTGATATTCTAGATGGAGCTATTCAAGTGAGTAAAGACGAAGCTTTTTCTTATACGCAAAGAGCTGCTAAAGAAGAAGGAATATTGTTAGGAATATCTTCTGGTGCATCCTTAGCGGCTGTTGCAAAAAAACTAGCTGAAATACCCGAAAATGCTAAAGTACTTACGTTTTGCTACGATACTGGTGAACGTTATTTGAGCATTGAAGGCTTATTTGAATAA
- a CDS encoding metallophosphoesterase produces the protein MKKILLLSDTHSHIDDTILKYVAQADEVWHAGDIGDLVVTDTIKKYKPLRAVYGNIDDAKARIEFPLNNRFMCEGVDVLITHIGGYPGKYNPQIKAEIIANPPKLFICGHSHILKVMYDKKYNLLHMNPGAAGKSGFHQVRTMLRFVIDGDKIKDLEIIEIEKKA, from the coding sequence ATGAAAAAAATCCTTCTGCTTTCTGATACACACAGTCATATTGATGACACTATTTTGAAATATGTTGCTCAGGCAGATGAGGTTTGGCATGCAGGCGATATAGGCGATTTAGTGGTAACGGATACAATCAAAAAATACAAACCTTTACGAGCTGTTTATGGTAATATTGATGATGCAAAAGCCCGAATAGAATTTCCTTTAAATAATCGTTTCATGTGTGAAGGAGTAGACGTTTTGATTACACATATTGGTGGATATCCAGGTAAATATAATCCCCAAATTAAAGCTGAAATAATTGCAAATCCTCCTAAGCTGTTTATTTGTGGGCATTCACATATTCTAAAAGTAATGTACGATAAGAAGTACAATCTTTTGCACATGAATCCGGGTGCAGCTGGTAAAAGTGGTTTCCATCAGGTGCGAACCATGCTGCGTTTTGTAATTGATGGAGATAAAATTAAAGATTTAGAAATCATTGAAATCGAAAAGAAAGCTTAA
- a CDS encoding response regulator, whose translation MKKFETLYIVDDDDVYQFIAKKTIEQTGLVELIKTFSNGKEAIQFLESFIDSPELLPEIILLDLTMPVMDGWEFLENYFLLKPNIGKQVYIYIVSSSVNPIDVQKARNISEVTDYVVKPITKDKFIHLIKNL comes from the coding sequence ATGAAAAAATTCGAAACCCTTTATATAGTTGATGACGATGATGTCTATCAATTTATCGCAAAAAAAACAATAGAACAGACTGGCTTAGTAGAGCTAATAAAAACATTTTCTAATGGTAAAGAAGCTATTCAATTTTTAGAATCATTTATTGATAGTCCAGAACTTTTACCTGAAATAATATTGTTAGATTTAACAATGCCGGTTATGGATGGATGGGAATTTCTTGAAAATTATTTTTTATTAAAACCTAATATAGGCAAGCAAGTTTATATCTATATCGTATCTTCATCTGTAAATCCTATTGATGTTCAAAAAGCAAGAAACATAAGTGAGGTAACTGACTATGTTGTAAAACCTATAACAAAAGATAAATTTATTCATTTGATTAAAAATCTATAA